From Coffea arabica cultivar ET-39 chromosome 2e, Coffea Arabica ET-39 HiFi, whole genome shotgun sequence, the proteins below share one genomic window:
- the LOC140036518 gene encoding uncharacterized protein, producing the protein METSNSNSDAAHASPSASNSTPSSPRDSNSAPSRRYGVQFPPPLRFFHSPVSSLLEYSGLIRLRPDHSEAEHLIIDRHDTSNSNGSISANGPVPVLSTTALRSGSNASIATSSNGEVSIRIIGPGDGDRVGLVADADGDEESLGLGSTSASVDGSSQDRSLGAGAGAAAADTGGEGNSTNGSSRGESSYQRYDIQQFGRWIEQILPFSLLLLIVFIRQHLQGFFVTIWITAFMFKSNDILRKQTALKAERKMFVLVTYFVVFILHAFGIYWWYRNDDLYYPLFMVPPKSIPPFWHAIFIILVNDTMVRQIAMALKLVLLMYYKNGRGHNFRRQGQMLTLVEYTLLLYRALLPTPVWYRFFLNKEYGSLFSSLTTGLYLTFKLTSIVEKVQSFLAALKALSKKEIHYGSYATSEQVNAAGDLCAICQEKMHAPILLRCKHIFCEDCVSEWFERERTCPLCRALVRPADLRSFGDGSTSLFIQMF; encoded by the exons ATGGAAACATCGAATTCCAATTCTGATGCTGCTCATGCCAGTCCTTCCGCTTCCAATTCCACGCCATCATCTCCCAGGGATTCTAATTCAGCTCCTTCCAGAAGGTACGGCGTCCAATTCCCTCCTCCGCTCCGGTTTTTCCACTCCCCAGTCTCTTCCTTGCTGGAATATTCCGGTTTGATTAGGCTCCGACCCGACCATTCCGAAGCGGAGCACCTCATTATTGACCGTCACGATACTAGTAATAGCAATGGCAGCATCAGCGCAAACGGTCCCGTTCCGGTCTTATCAACGACTGCTCTAAGAAGTGGCAGTAATGCTAGTATTGCTACTTCCAGTAATGGGGAGGTATCGATACGGATAATTGGGCCTGGGGATGGGGATCGGGTCGGATTAGTAGCTGACGCTGATGGTGATGAGGAGTCTCTTGGGTTGGGGTCGACTTCGGCGTCGGTGGATGGAAGCAGTCAAGATAGAAGCTTGGGTGCTGGGGCAGGAGCGGCGGCGGCGGATACCGGGGGCGAAGGAAATTCGACCAATGGAAGCAGTAGAGGGGAGTCTTCGTATCAGAGGTATGATATTCAGCAGTTTGGACGATGGATTGAGCAGATTCTGCCATTCTCTTTGTTGTTATTGATCGTTTTCATTCGCCAGCACTTGCAAG GTTTTTTTGTCACAATTTGGATCACCGCTTTCATGTTCAAGTCAAATGACATTCTGCGGAAGCAGACAGCTCTGAAG GCTGAGAGAAAGATGTTCGTCCTTGTCACTTATTTCGTGGTCTTTATACTTCACGCGTTTGGGATCTACTGGTGGTATAGGAATGATGATCTTTACTACCCATTATTCATGGTCCCTCCAAAGTCAATCCCACCTTTTTGGCACGCAATTTTCATCATCCTTGTCAATG ATACAATGGTGAGGCAGATAGCTATGGCCTTGAAGCTGGTGTTACTGATGTATTACAAGAATGGCAGGGGCCATAATTTCCGAAGACAG GGTCAAATGCTAACTTTGGTTGAATACACATTGTTGCTATACCGTGCATTATTACCGACTCCTGTATGGTATAGATTCTTCTTAAACAAGGAATATGGAAGTCTTTTTTCATCACTGACAACAGGGTTGTATCTAACATTTAAACTTACATCTATTGTTGAGAAG GTTCAATCCTTTTTGGCAGCCTTGAAAGCActatccaaaaaagaaattcaTTATGGATCTTATGCTACATCAGAACAG GTAAATGCTGCAGGTGACTTGTGTGCCATATGCCAGGAGAAGATGCATGCCCCAATTTTATTGCGTTGTAAACACATCTTCTGCGAAGATTGCGTTTCAGAATG gtttgaAAGAGAGAGAACTTGCCCGTTGTGCAGGGCATTGGTTAGACCAGCTGATTTACGATCATTCGGTGATGGTTCAACAAGCTTGTTCATCCAAATGTTTTGA
- the LOC113725251 gene encoding hydroxyacylglutathione hydrolase cytoplasmic isoform X2 → MKILHIPCLEDNYSYLVINEKTKEAAAVDPAEPHKVFRAAQENGVHLKLVLTTHHHWDHAGGNDKIKQIVPAIKVYGGSVDNVRGCTNKVENGDRIPLGDEISILCLHTPCHTQGHISYYVTGKDGEDPAVFTGDTLFIAGCGKFFEGTAEQMYQSLCVTLGSLPKPTQVFCGHEYTEKNFQFAITVEPDNEKIRQKLAWAQQQRRSGLPTIPSTIGEELETNPFMRVDLPDVQRKVGCKSPVEAIREIRQRKDTWKPTA, encoded by the exons TACTCCTACCT gGTAATTAATGAGAAAACGAAAGAGGCAGCAGCAGTGGACCCAGCTGAACCCCATAAAGTTTTCCGAGCTGCCCAGGAGAATGGTGTTCACCTTAAGCTCGTCCTCACTACTCACCACCACTG GGATCACGCTGGCGGAAATGACAAGATAAAGCAGATAGTTCCTGCAATCAAAGTTTATGGTGGTTCGGTTGATAACGTGAGGGGGTGTACCAATAAGGTCGAAAATGGTGACAGAATTCCCCTAGGGGATGAAATCAGTATATTGTGCCTTCACACGCCCTG CCATACACAAGGTCATATAAGTTACTACGTGACTGGTAAAGATGGAGAGGATCCTGCGGTCTTCACTGGGGACACATTG tTTATTGCTGGTTGTGGTAAGTTTTTTGAAGGCACTGCAGAACAGATGTATCAGTCCCTATGTGTGACATTAGGTTCACTACCAAAGCCAACTCAAGTTTTCTGTGGACATGAG TATACCGAAAAGAACTTTCAGTTTGCTATAACGGTTGAACCTGATAATGAAAAAATTAGACAAAAGTTAGCATGGGCTCAGCAGCAGAGGAGGTCTGGCCTTCCAACTATTCCATCCACTATTGGGGAGGAACTGGAGACAAATCCATTCATGCGGGTTGATCTTCCTGACGTTCAG AGGAAGGTTGGCTGCAAGTCCCCTGTGGAAGCCATTCGAGAGATCAGGCAACGGAAGGATACTTGGAAGCCTACTGCATAA
- the LOC113725251 gene encoding hydroxyacylglutathione hydrolase cytoplasmic isoform X1, which produces MKILHIPCLEDNYSYLVINEKTKEAAAVDPAEPHKVFRAAQENGVHLKLVLTTHHHWSAPRLCLGLQMHFDDRDHAGGNDKIKQIVPAIKVYGGSVDNVRGCTNKVENGDRIPLGDEISILCLHTPCHTQGHISYYVTGKDGEDPAVFTGDTLFIAGCGKFFEGTAEQMYQSLCVTLGSLPKPTQVFCGHEYTEKNFQFAITVEPDNEKIRQKLAWAQQQRRSGLPTIPSTIGEELETNPFMRVDLPDVQRKVGCKSPVEAIREIRQRKDTWKPTA; this is translated from the exons TACTCCTACCT gGTAATTAATGAGAAAACGAAAGAGGCAGCAGCAGTGGACCCAGCTGAACCCCATAAAGTTTTCCGAGCTGCCCAGGAGAATGGTGTTCACCTTAAGCTCGTCCTCACTACTCACCACCACTGGTCAGCACCCCGTCTTTGTCTTGGGCTCCAAATGCAT TTTGATGATAGGGATCACGCTGGCGGAAATGACAAGATAAAGCAGATAGTTCCTGCAATCAAAGTTTATGGTGGTTCGGTTGATAACGTGAGGGGGTGTACCAATAAGGTCGAAAATGGTGACAGAATTCCCCTAGGGGATGAAATCAGTATATTGTGCCTTCACACGCCCTG CCATACACAAGGTCATATAAGTTACTACGTGACTGGTAAAGATGGAGAGGATCCTGCGGTCTTCACTGGGGACACATTG tTTATTGCTGGTTGTGGTAAGTTTTTTGAAGGCACTGCAGAACAGATGTATCAGTCCCTATGTGTGACATTAGGTTCACTACCAAAGCCAACTCAAGTTTTCTGTGGACATGAG TATACCGAAAAGAACTTTCAGTTTGCTATAACGGTTGAACCTGATAATGAAAAAATTAGACAAAAGTTAGCATGGGCTCAGCAGCAGAGGAGGTCTGGCCTTCCAACTATTCCATCCACTATTGGGGAGGAACTGGAGACAAATCCATTCATGCGGGTTGATCTTCCTGACGTTCAG AGGAAGGTTGGCTGCAAGTCCCCTGTGGAAGCCATTCGAGAGATCAGGCAACGGAAGGATACTTGGAAGCCTACTGCATAA